The window GGCGGAGGCAGGAAAGATGGGCGACTTTGCGAGGGGGCGGCTCGACCTCGACGACGACGAGCGTCTGCCCTGGCTCGAGCCCGGTATCGAGGATGAAGAGGAGGAAGGGCTTTCCCCCGTCCGGCTCCTCGGCTTCATTTTCGTTGCCCTGATCCTGCTGGGGGGCGTCGTTGGCGGCGTCTGGCTGCTCAAGAATCGCGCCGTCGATAATGGCGAAGGCAAGCTGATCGCCGCGCCCGCAGGTGATTACAAAGTTCCCGCTGCCGAGGCGGACGCCAAGAAGTTTGAAGGCGAAGGCGACGCCAGCTTCGCCGCCAGCGAAGGGGTCGCCCAAGACGGCCGTATCGATCCGAGCCGCGTGCCCGAAGCGCCGCTCACGCGCACCAGCCCGGCTGGAACGCCTCAACCTGTACCCGGCAAGCCTTCGCAGACCGTG of the Sphingobium herbicidovorans genome contains:
- a CDS encoding SPOR domain-containing protein encodes the protein MGDFARGRLDLDDDERLPWLEPGIEDEEEEGLSPVRLLGFIFVALILLGGVVGGVWLLKNRAVDNGEGKLIAAPAGDYKVPAAEADAKKFEGEGDASFAASEGVAQDGRIDPSRVPEAPLTRTSPAGTPQPVPGKPSQTVTARVADETNVRPAASQPARTGGTVIQLGAYGSQSGARDAWTRLSKRFAYLAPLTMSVEPTQVGGSTLYRLRATAGGQANTLCGKLKVAGESCIVVN